The following is a genomic window from Bacillus sp. V2I10.
AGTGATTTTAGCGGCAAACAAATCAGAATTCTATGGCCTTTTTCTTGTGATACACAATGTAGCAATGATTGTGGAATGTGCAAACCAAGTATTCTCCGTTCCCTATCGACTAACGATTCTATGAATATTGTCATCGGAGACAGCATCACAGATTTGGCCATTGCTAAAATGGCTGAACTTGTCATTGCAAGAGATTTTCTTTTACAAAAATGCAAAGAACAATCTCTTCCTTACAAAGAGTTTAATTCATTTTTCGATGTAATGAACATTTTAAACCAATTCCAATAAGTGTGGTGAAGACCTATAACCAAAAATGATTTTGAAAAAATCAACCTTGAAGCAATCCAACAAGCTTTTAAAACATTACAAAAAGTTAAAGGAACCCTATCGGAAAGAGGGTGGTTTCCAGCAACGAGTGGGAACATATCCGTTCTTGTAAAAGGTTCTTCATTCGAGCATAACCAGCCAATTATCGCCATAAGCTCTAGTGGAAAAGACAAATCGATTCATACTCCTGAGGATTTTCTTGTAGTTAATTCAGATGGAAATCCTGTATTTCCTACCAATTTAAAACCTTCTGCTGAAACTTTAATTCACAGCTCCATTTATCAATTGATTCCTAATTGTAAAGCGGTTTTTCATGTCCATACTATTTTTAATAATCTCATTTCGGATCTTTACGGTGATCAAAGAAAGATTACCTTTACAAAACATGAACTGATTAAAGCATTTGATATTTGGGAAGAAGACGCTTCCATAACCATTCCGATTATAGAAAATTACTCCAGTATCCCTAAATTAGCAGAAGAAATCCTTCGTGTAATCCAACCCGAGGTACCGGGAGTATTAATCCGCAACCATGGAATCTATGTTTGGGGAGATAGTGACTTTACTGCCAAACGACATTTAGAGGCATTTGAATTTCTATTTGAATATCAAACTAATTTGTATTTTCTAAAAAAATATAAACAAACTTAATAAACTTTTTAAAAGGGGTATTTTACTATGGCAAACATTCGAATGCGAAATACTAATGAAAGACTAACAGAAGAACAAGAGGTAAAAAGATTCTTGAATGAACAGGGCGTTCTTTACGAACATTGGAATACGGAAAAAATATCCAAAAATTTACGTGACACATTTATACTGTCTGATGAGAATAAAGAAGAGATTCTTAACATCTTTGATTCTGAAATTAGGTCCCTTGCAAATCGACGTGGCTATAAAGAATGGGATATTGTTGCATTGTCCGAAGCAACTCCTAATCTAGACGAACTCCTAAAGAAGTTTGAACAGGTACATGTTCATACCGAAGATGAAGTTCGTGCCATCACAGCAGGAAATGGGATCTTTACTATCAAGGGGGATTCCGGGTATTTCGATGTAGAATTATCTGCTGGAGATGTGATTTCTGTTCCGGTAAATATCCCCCATTTCTTTACTTTAATGGAAAATCGTAAAGTTGTAGCCGTTCGCTTGTTTATTGATGCTTCGGGCTGGATTGCTCATTCTTATGAAGATCCGGAGTTCAAATCATAATAGAAATTCATATCTTGACTTTAAACTAAGAAATCAATGATGCGTGATTAGCCTCTTTCATCCGAAAGTGGCTTTTCCATATTAATACCTTGTTTTTGATTGAGGGATTCATGATCAAGAAGCCAATATAGACCAGCATGATCTAGAACGACTTTCAAGAAATCATCCCTTCCCGATTTATCTTTTGATTTTCCACCTCTTATAAGCGATTGATACTAATATTGAGACAAAAGCATCCCGAAAATGTTCATCCTTGAAATTTTCCTCATTCCATCCTTGATATTTAGAATGGAACTTGAAAGTCCATTGATTTTTTTACATGCTTCTACTAAGAAAGCCTTTACTTTTTCAATTTCTCTTATTTCCTTTATGTTAAACGGAAAATCAGAATCAGGTGCAGACATGAAATTTGTACAAGATCGCCTTGGACACGGGAGCATTCAAATTACATCAGATGTTTATGCTCATGTAAGTAAGAAGATAGATCAATCATCTATGGAAAAATATGAATTATATATGAATAAACTTTACGAATAATATGAAACGTGAGCGTAGCAATACTATCATGGGACGCCATTAAAAAACGATTCTATTTGAATTAAAACGCAGGCTAGTTGCTTTAAAGACTTTTCTACCTGAAGGTTATTATACCTAGCTTTTTTCGAGATGAATGAGGAATCAATCATGTTACTCTATATTCACTCGCTTTACATGCTCCTTCCTACTTAAACTTTAAACTTTTACTAATTGAATATTTTCTTTAAGAATAGTCTTTGTTAAAAAAGTCATTCATAAAAATTTGGTGATCAAAAAGTGGGCAGATTTGTGGTCAACGCTATTTTAAATAAATTTTAAGAATTATAAAAAACCCCTGACACCAATGGCATCAGGGGTTTGCTGGTTTTAATATTGAGACATATACTGTTCTCTTTCCCAAGGGTGAACTTGAGTACGGAACATATCTCTCCCTTTTATTTCTTTTTAAAATATGGCAAAAATGCTGTAATAACAGCAGATTACTTTTTTAGGTTTTCAAAATATATCTAATCTTTTTAAATTATTTTGGTCATTTTTTGGTCGAGATTTTGGTCAATTATTCTAACTTACTTACTGGTTTAAGAATGGTTAACAAAATTGAGAATAACTATACTTATGCTTCATGAGATTTAACTGTGTTATTGAGGCAGCTTCAACAAATTGATAAGGATAAAATTCATTTACTAACTTCTGAAGGTTTTTTTGTAATCAAAAAAAGAATAGCACTCACCACTTTAAAATCTGTCAATGGCATAGTGACAACGGATTTTTGTCTGATCCAATCTCCCCTGATTTGAAAAGTAGATTTACAGAATTATTAGGGCAGAGATACAGTGGCAATAAATTAAAGAACAGTGTTGTTGCATATAACAAATTAATGAATACCCTACCTATTATTAGGGTTATTTTATCTACTTTCCACTATAAGCTTCAACTAATTTATCTCGGTTATACACAATCACAAGAGGTTCTAGGTACTTAAAAACTCTTAGTATCTCATCCTTATTTAATACATTTGTAGATGAATCAATCGCTGCATACATTGCCCGAAAAATCATATCAAGGTTTCTCTTTGAAACCTGTCTTTCTTTAATCTTTTGATGTTATCTGCGTGTTTAAATCGTCAATGTTTTTTGATTTTGTCGCCACTTCGTAAAACTTTCAGAAGTTCTTCTAGTTGGGGTCTATCTTTTCTTGTTCCGGTCAATTTTTCTTTATAAATCTTTTGTACTCCAAATTGTGTTAGTGCATCAACTTGCATATCTAAGTTTTGTTCCTCCGTACTCACTCGTGCATAACCAAAAATCATCATACATCACCTGCTAAAAGTTGTTTGTGAACTTATTTTAGCACCAAAAACGGTGCTAGATATTAAAAATGTTACTTTGTTTTTGGGAATGAGTTTTGGTTCTATAAATTAATACAAATAGGTTGTTTTCTGATAAAGTAATTGTAAGTTCCATAAACGTCCGTTTATGGAACCTATTATTCGATTAATAGCATTTTACTGTTTCTCCAATCAATACTAAAACTTTTTTTACACCTCTGCGTAAGCCACTTTCAATTGCTCTCTAAGTTGTTTGTTATCATCTTCTAATTTCTTGACCTTCCGTTTCAGTGATTCAATAAGAGCATCCTTGTTGCTCTCATTCATTTCTCGCTGGGTAAATGTTGTAGACCGCAAAGTAATAAAGTGGCGTAGATCTATTATTCTGTGTCACTTATGCAAGGGGAATCAGGGTGAAAAACCTTATGAACTTGTTATTTAAACAAAGAAAAAAACGTCATAGAACTCAATCGGTCAACCTGAAACCTAGATCCCTACTCGATAGTAGATTATATCTACTATTCGGCGTGATTAGATGAGATTAATCATAAAAATCAATATTTACATAAACATGATTATAATTCTCACTTTTACGATTTTCTCGACCTACAGCAAATTCTGCTTTTTTATTACTACCATCAACACGAGAATTAATATCTCTATATATGGCGCAATATCCTTCTTTTACATCTATTACACCTCCAACAGAAGTTAGACTGTTTGGGTCATACTCAAACAATTGATATCCAATCCTTTGATTTTTATCCCATGCTGAGTTGTTAATACAAAACATAAAGTCTCCACCAGTGGAATATTTGTAATCAGTGATGTTATCAAAACCAGTATTGGAAGAATATTGTAATATTGCCGAATATCCTACATCGTCCCAACCTCCATTGCCTGCCATTGCTGTTATTTCTCCACTAGCTTTTAATTCATTTATCGGAACGATATCTACTGTGACTTCTTCTTTTGATTCATTTGCAAAAGCTGACGATAAGGGAGCGATAACCACTCCTAACAGGATAAAGAACAAAAAACTCATTCTTTTCATTTCGCATTCCTCCACTTTTTTTAAATTGATATTAACTTTGTCATTATACACAAAAAAACGTAGATAATATGTAATATTTTGTTAAATATAGGAAATCGTTTCCTCGAAAATTTTGGGATTGTATAGCAATGTCACTGCTGCCTTTAAGCCTATTGGTAAAAATTCCTAGGCTATGTCCTATTTTTACATGTATCTGGCTTGATCACAGGGTTGCTGCTCTAATCCGTCACATGAGTCTTAAACCTATGAAATGGCTGTTTTCCTGTTAAGAAACAAGTGATTTGGTACCATAAATGACCGTTTATGGGCATTACCATCACTTAATCAACAAATAGTTTATTAATGCTAATTTGCAGTACCAAAACTCATTCCCTAAAACAAGGTAACATTTTTACTATCGAACATCGTTTTTGGTACTACATGTAGGGAGCAGATAACAAAGATCGAGAGTAAGATATACATTTTATGTAAAACATCTGACGGAATACAGCAGCAACCCTGTGACTAGGCCTATTTTGCATGTCATTATTCAGTAGCTTAGAATGTTGATCTGTGGAAACGGCTCTATCTAAGAATTCATATGTGTTAGCTTGATGGGCATGGGGTACCGCCAGCAAAACGCGGATTTACAACGTTAAGGATATTCCAGCATTAAAAATCCCAATCTCTCAGTGATATAAATGAGAAATTGGGATTTAATTATTCAACAATTGCGCCCGTTAATGGAATAGACTTGGACTGATATCAACTTGTATTGGTTACTCGTAGTTCTTATATTTATCTATAAATGCTCTTAGTTCCTTTTGAAAGATTTCTAATTCTTCCTGAACTTCAGCTTTATATTCATTCTCCTCAATGATGCCCTCAAGACGTTCTTCTACTTCAATCTTTGCAATAGGTTCACCATTCTTCATATAAACAATATTATCAGAAACATCATTAAGAATCGGGTCATGAGAATCATCAGAACCATATTTGTGCCGCACTTCATCTGGTTCCTTATACAAATCAACAAAAGTTAACGTTGCATTTGCTTTTTTAAAGGGTTCTTTAAAGACGTCTGGGACTATTCCTTGTTCATTAATGTCATAACTGTATAGTATAAATGCGAATCCCGTAAAATTCCCATTTTGAAAAGTTTTTAAAAATTCCTCATATTCCTTTTCATCAATTGGTTCAACTTGCTTAGGCTTTTCTGTTTTTACGTCAGCTGTTTCACCGGATGTTTGCTCCTTTGTATCATTACTGCACCCAGCAATAATTAAACCCACCAGCAAAGTTAAAGTAACTAAAACTTTTTTCATTGCTCTTCCTCCAATAGATATGTATTCTCAATATCAAATTGTAACATAAAACAGAATCCTCTTAATTTCTTCTTCAACAATATGGCCCGATTGTTGAATAGCATGACTGGCGTTTTTTAAACGACTTTATTGTTACTTAACATCGTCTCCTATACGAGAAATGGTATTTATAATTTTCATTTGTGAACTTAGTCATTTGAGGTCATCTGTACTATATTGCATGGAATTAAATAAGGTTTACATCAAGGTTTGTAAACGTATGTTTTTACTTTCAATCAGGTTTTCCCCTAGCTTAAAATTCCTGAAGTCTTTGTTTCTGAAGAATAAAAGCTAGCATAAAGCTAGCTGGTTAGTAAAAAACAATTAGAATGGAAAAATAGGTGGGAGTATAAATAAATTCATCTTCATCTATACATTTTATTCTTCTTCATTTTGTTGCTTTCGGTGACTACGAATAAAGGAAGAAATTTTACTGTAGTAGTATCTTTGTACCTCACCAAAGGGTATCCATATGTCTTTTTCTTCAATCATGTCATACACATCATATAAGATTTGATCTCTTTTGTTAGGACGAAGTTTTACATCTGAATATTTCATCGCTTGGATGTATCTTTCTTTCAATTCTTTTGTAATCCACTCTTTTTGCTTTTTGGTTAAAGCAGAAAACTTTTTATCGATTTGGATAAGATGGCCATTTCTATATACATGTTTTCACATCTATTTATCACCTCCATTTCCCAATGTTCGTCTAGGGTATACCCAAAATGAACAAAAAGTTTTACAGAAATACTTCCCAATTCATAGAATAATAGTTAAGATGAAATAAAAAGCAATTAAATAGAAGGGTTGAATCTAATGCGTGAAGTATATTCGAACATCCTATTAATTATAGGATGGCTTTTCTTAGTCTTTAGCATTTATTTATTCTTTTGGACTTTTATTGAAGCAAACTCATTTTATATCGGTATTTGTGTTCTCATTGTTGGATTGCTTTCACTATTTTTCTCGAAAAAAATTGTTAATCAGTCAGGAAATTTCCTTTCCCTTTATGATCAGTAAACAAGTAAAAAACGCCCCAATGGCGTTTTAGTTTTTTTATTAATGGATATTTAGGATTTTGTAATTTTTATGAGCAACCACCGTTTTATTCCCTTCAAATTCTTGCTGCGAGTGGTTTTCTGTAATATTGATAATCACCGAGTTTTCATTTACTTTTTCTACAATTCCTTTGATTCCTGCTTTAGATATTATTTCATCACCTATATTTGCTTTCAAATTATTAACCTCCTTCCAAAGTATAATAACCTATAAATTTACAAAAGATCCAGCAGCTTACATAAAGCCAATTTTCCGTATTAAATAAGCTACACGTGAATTTATTTATCATATATTAAAGTTAGGTGGTTAAAATCAGTGAGCAAACCATCTAAATTACGTCTATCTACACTGCAAAATCCCCTTATTTTAAGAGGTCTTTGTTTTAGATTAAATACCTTAAAACTTAAATGTAATCAAATATCCATAAATGAATAAGTGTACATAATGCCGACAAAAATATTGCCAATAAAGGTTTAACATAATGAAGCCGTAGCATAGGAAACATAACAATTATAAATAATACTGACCACCAAAAATTCCAATCGTTAAAATAAACTATTTTTCCTAATTTGTAGCCTATCCACTCGACGATTAAAAATAGAAAAATCCACTTTAATGTATGAAGAATTTGGCTTTTAATTTTATTTGGGTAATTTGATAAGAAAAGAAATGCCGAAAAAGGATTAATGATAAACGAATGGACAATAAATGTAACTGGATGCTTTATTAACATATCCGGTTCAAATGACCATAGGTGGAAATATTCATCTGCAAAAAAGTGATATAAAAAATTCGATAATGCTATGTATAACATGGTTGGATAGTATAAATTAAAATTCTTCCAATCCCCCCAACGCCACGAAGCTAATAAAATCCATAACGAAATTAAGATATGCAATGATAACCCTCATTTAAACGTTCTATGCTGACACTTACCCTGTTACAGGTTCAAGATACTCTTCTTTTTATTGATTTATTTCTTTGCTTGTTTCCTTATCATTTGCTCTATTTGCACTCTATTTACTCTATATAGTCCAACAACTACAATTGTATGTATGAGCATAACAAGTGTATTAATCGTATAGCCGTTTATCTGTATAAATATTTCCTTTGTGTAGATAAAGCGAATAGCAAAGAATATTCCAATTAAAACTAATATGTCACACTGCAAATCTAAGAATTTTTTAGACATGCGCATTACTCCTTTTGATTATTAAAGTCATTATTATGTCTTTTCTCATCATCCAATTATTTACAATTCAAGAAAAGGATATAAGTGGAAAAATATCCCAAAAGAAAAATTTATGAACTAGAACCTGAAGAACTTGAAGAAATTGCTGACGCATTAGTTGATATAGAAACCGCACCAGTAATGCTATGTATTTTAATATTTTCATTTCAGATAATCCCTTTATTAGTATTAATAAAGGTGCATATTAGATGAATGTAAAAATATATAATTTACAATTGCGATTATCTTTGACTAATTGTTTTGTAGGATACCTGTACCTATGGCTTACAGAACGTACTGAAGCCGGGGCAAGGTTTCTCTCGCCCCGGCTCCTGTTTTACTTGCGGTGCTTCCCCTTCTTCTTGGGGTGCGTCCGGTGGAAGTTCCGAACCGCGTAAGCCGCGCTGATACAGCTGGCAATCGTTGCGATTGCTTGGAAGATGATCTCCATGTCACCTCCTTTCGTCAGAGACGAATAACAGCATGGCAGAAAGGGGCTAGTCAAGGCGAAAAGGAAAAAATTGTTATCAAATTTTTTTACGTGCCTTGACTCGCCCCGTTGCCATGCTACGATTAGACGACGAAAGGCAGACAAACAGGACCACCGACAGCTTTTAATTCGATCGAAGATCGAAGCCTAAAGACTATCCCTATTGACCTGAAGGTCAAAATTGTTGGTTAGATACAGCTGTATTTTTATCAACTTCCCCCTGCAATTCCAAAACTCCACTAATTACTATGTTCTTTTAAACCTTTATAATAAAATGGGGTGGTTTATTTGTATATTTCTCCTATGTTGCTTCATAAATCGAATGAAGCTTTTTCTGATTTAAAGTTTTTAACGGAACTAAAGCTTGATGGCATCAGATTAACCCTTTCTAAATTCGATGGAAAGGTGAAATTATATACACGGCACAAAAACGATGTAAGCTCGAAATTCAAAGAGCTGCATACGATCGATATTCCTTCCGGTACTATTCTCGATGGTGAAATTATTGTAACGGATCACGAAGGCAAGCCCAATTGGGAACTAATGATGGAACGATTTCAGTCTTCAAAATCATTGCATGCCATTCAATATTGCGTGTTTGATATTTTATATTATAAGCACGAAAACATGATGAATAAGCCTTTAATTGAACGAAAAACGCTTCTGGAAAGCATTCTTCCTACAGACAATAGAATTGCTTATGTGCAGCATATAGAAGGCCACGGCAGTCAATACTTTGATTTGATCAAGGAACAAGGTCTTGAAGGGATCGTTTTAAAGAAAGCTGATTCAAAGTATCGTCCTGGTACTCGCTCTGATCAATGGCTGAAAGTAATCAACTATCAGTATGAAAACATATTGATCACTGGCTTGCGCAAAAAAGAATTTGGTGTGCTGCTCTCTTTTGAAGATGGATCACCTGCTGGCTTAATGGAATTTATGAAACCA
Proteins encoded in this region:
- the mtnB gene encoding methylthioribulose 1-phosphate dehydratase, producing the protein MNLEAIQQAFKTLQKVKGTLSERGWFPATSGNISVLVKGSSFEHNQPIIAISSSGKDKSIHTPEDFLVVNSDGNPVFPTNLKPSAETLIHSSIYQLIPNCKAVFHVHTIFNNLISDLYGDQRKITFTKHELIKAFDIWEEDASITIPIIENYSSIPKLAEEILRVIQPEVPGVLIRNHGIYVWGDSDFTAKRHLEAFEFLFEYQTNLYFLKKYKQT
- a CDS encoding acireductone dioxygenase, with protein sequence MANIRMRNTNERLTEEQEVKRFLNEQGVLYEHWNTEKISKNLRDTFILSDENKEEILNIFDSEIRSLANRRGYKEWDIVALSEATPNLDELLKKFEQVHVHTEDEVRAITAGNGIFTIKGDSGYFDVELSAGDVISVPVNIPHFFTLMENRKVVAVRLFIDASGWIAHSYEDPEFKS
- a CDS encoding DUF2187 family protein, whose translation is MKANIGDEIISKAGIKGIVEKVNENSVIINITENHSQQEFEGNKTVVAHKNYKILNIH
- a CDS encoding CBO0543 family protein: MHILISLWILLASWRWGDWKNFNLYYPTMLYIALSNFLYHFFADEYFHLWSFEPDMLIKHPVTFIVHSFIINPFSAFLFLSNYPNKIKSQILHTLKWIFLFLIVEWIGYKLGKIVYFNDWNFWWSVLFIIVMFPMLRLHYVKPLLAIFLSALCTLIHLWIFDYI
- a CDS encoding RNA ligase family protein; amino-acid sequence: MYISPMLLHKSNEAFSDLKFLTELKLDGIRLTLSKFDGKVKLYTRHKNDVSSKFKELHTIDIPSGTILDGEIIVTDHEGKPNWELMMERFQSSKSLHAIQYCVFDILYYKHENMMNKPLIERKTLLESILPTDNRIAYVQHIEGHGSQYFDLIKEQGLEGIVLKKADSKYRPGTRSDQWLKVINYQYENILITGLRKKEFGVLLSFEDGSPAGLMEFMKPADRKKLYAEYKKHIRTETDDFIYLDSKLKGVVKYRNLTKKGYLRIPSFEKWTAQ